One genomic segment of Hippoglossus hippoglossus isolate fHipHip1 chromosome 22, fHipHip1.pri, whole genome shotgun sequence includes these proteins:
- the LOC117756012 gene encoding gastrula zinc finger protein XlCGF8.2DB-like yields the protein MQTREPQSGLNTKNNKQSLSDMKYKTGKKAFSCSECGKRFSYKSHLTIHMRIHTGEKPFSCSECGKRFSQKCSLTKHMRIHTGDKPFSCSECGKRFSRKCNLTEHMSIHTGEKPFSCSECGKRFSRKCDLTEHMRIHTGEKPFSCSECGKRFSRKCDLTEHMRIHTGEKPFSCSECGKRFSQKRSLTKHMSIHTGEKPFSCSECGKRFRLKCSLTKHMRIHTGEKPFSCSECGKRFSRKCDLTEHMRIHTGENSFSCS from the coding sequence ATGCAGACCAGGGAACCTCagtctggtttaaatacaaaaaataacaaacagtcTCTAAgtgatatgaaatataaaactggTAAGAAAGcatttagttgctccgagtgtggtaaaagatttagctATAAGAGCCATCTAACGatacatatgaggattcatacaggagagaaaccatttagttgctctgagtgtggtaaaagatttagccaAAAGTGCAGTCTAACTaaacatatgaggattcatacaggagataaaccatttagttgctctgagtgtggtaaaagatttagccgaaaGTGCAATCTAACTGAACATATGAgtattcatacaggagagaaaccatttagttgctctgagtgtggtaaaagatttagccgaaaGTGCGATCTAACtgaacatatgaggattcatacaggagagaaaccatttagttgctctgagtgtggtaaaagatttagccgaaaGTGCGATCTAACtgaacatatgaggattcatacaggagagaaaccgtttagttgctccgagtgtggtaaaagatttagccaAAAGCGCAGTCTAACTAAACATATGAgtattcatacaggagagaaaccatttagttgctctgagtgtggtaaaagatttagacTAAAGTGCAGTCTAACTaaacatatgaggattcatacaggagagaaaccgtttagttgctccgagtgtggtaaaagatttagccgaaaGTGCGATCTAACtgaacatatgaggattcatacaggagagaattCGTTTAGTTGCTCCTAG